The following coding sequences lie in one Pseudomonas sp. B33.4 genomic window:
- a CDS encoding YnfA family protein, translating to MLNYLWFFLAALFEIAGCFAFFMWLRQGKSALWVIPALLSLTLFALLLTRVEANYAGRAYAAYGGIYIVASIGWLMVVERVRPLGSDWIGVALCVIGASVILFGPRFSAA from the coding sequence ATGCTCAATTACTTGTGGTTTTTCCTCGCTGCGCTGTTTGAAATCGCCGGTTGTTTCGCCTTCTTCATGTGGCTGCGCCAAGGCAAAAGTGCCTTGTGGGTGATTCCTGCGCTGCTCAGTCTGACCTTGTTCGCGCTGTTGCTGACCCGTGTCGAAGCCAACTACGCCGGTCGTGCCTATGCCGCTTACGGCGGGATTTACATCGTCGCTTCGATAGGCTGGCTGATGGTGGTCGAGCGCGTTCGTCCATTGGGTTCGGACTGGATCGGCGTAGCGTTGTGTGTGATCGGCGCCAGCGTGATTCTGTTCGGGCCGCGGTTCTCCGCTGCCTGA
- a CDS encoding YheU family protein gives MLIPHDALEVDTLTRLIEDFVTRDGTDNGDDTPLETRVLRVRQALTKGQALIVFDPDSEQCQLMLKHDVPKHLFD, from the coding sequence ATGCTCATTCCCCACGATGCTCTTGAAGTCGACACTCTCACCCGCCTCATCGAAGACTTCGTCACCCGTGACGGTACCGACAACGGCGATGACACACCGCTGGAAACCCGCGTATTACGAGTGCGTCAGGCATTGACCAAAGGTCAGGCGCTGATTGTCTTCGACCCGGACAGCGAGCAGTGCCAGTTGATGCTCAAGCACGATGTGCCCAAGCATCTGTTCGACTGA
- a CDS encoding DUF4398 domain-containing protein codes for MSIRPLFAAVAVLALAGCATDPAPIEQMRLTEQAITQAKAVGATADEVPEMKLAETKYNRAKGNMADESYRNARMRSEQAELDARLAEAKVLTQKSEEQVNVLNTRIVRLRKQLGDAQ; via the coding sequence GTGAGTATTCGACCTCTTTTCGCGGCTGTGGCCGTTCTGGCTCTGGCCGGTTGCGCAACCGATCCGGCACCCATCGAACAAATGCGCCTGACCGAGCAAGCCATCACCCAGGCCAAGGCTGTTGGCGCTACTGCCGACGAAGTGCCGGAAATGAAACTGGCCGAAACCAAATACAACCGCGCCAAAGGCAACATGGCTGACGAGTCCTACCGGAATGCACGCATGCGCTCCGAGCAGGCGGAACTGGATGCACGTCTGGCTGAAGCCAAAGTGCTGACGCAAAAAAGTGAAGAGCAGGTGAATGTGCTCAATACCCGCATCGTCCGACTGCGCAAGCAACTGGGAGATGCCCAATGA
- a CDS encoding DUF3309 family protein → MDMGTILIIILILLLIGGLPVFPHSRSWGYGPSGIIGVVLVVLLVLLLLGRI, encoded by the coding sequence ATCGACATGGGCACAATTCTAATCATTATCCTGATCCTGTTGCTGATCGGTGGTCTGCCGGTCTTCCCGCACTCCAGAAGTTGGGGTTATGGTCCTTCAGGCATTATCGGCGTGGTGTTGGTGGTGCTGTTGGTCCTGCTGTTACTCGGTCGGATATAA
- a CDS encoding translation initiation factor 2, which produces MKAIFPAAWVLLGLLMIGHAPGAVAAAVQEKPAATSAAKKTTPAPKVAPAKKTQQKVIKKRKPVASKSKPASEVVKTKLPPARLDLSLPKDMVQELKPKGTVELPKREPILPQMFGEKNTGFQLNGRLLSNEMQLQLRNEERREVEGAALDFEFKQ; this is translated from the coding sequence ATGAAAGCGATTTTTCCTGCCGCTTGGGTTTTGTTGGGTTTGCTGATGATTGGTCATGCGCCTGGCGCCGTGGCCGCTGCGGTTCAGGAAAAACCGGCCGCGACGAGCGCCGCTAAAAAAACCACGCCTGCGCCAAAAGTTGCTCCCGCGAAGAAAACCCAGCAGAAAGTCATCAAGAAGCGCAAACCAGTCGCCTCCAAATCGAAACCCGCCAGCGAAGTGGTGAAAACCAAACTGCCGCCGGCCAGACTCGATTTGAGCCTGCCCAAGGACATGGTCCAGGAACTGAAACCCAAGGGCACGGTTGAGTTGCCGAAACGCGAGCCGATCCTGCCGCAGATGTTTGGCGAGAAAAACACCGGGTTCCAGCTCAACGGTCGTTTGCTCAGTAACGAAATGCAGTTGCAACTGCGTAACGAAGAGCGCCGCGAAGTCGAAGGCGCAGCGCTGGATTTCGAATTCAAGCAGTAA
- a CDS encoding YkgJ family cysteine cluster protein: MKCREGCGACCIAPSISSPIPGMPDGKPAGERCVQLSVENLCSIFGRPERPAVCSGFAADVEVCGSSSEEAIRLIGWWEQMTAA, translated from the coding sequence ATGAAATGCCGTGAAGGCTGTGGCGCTTGCTGCATTGCCCCTTCCATCAGTTCGCCGATACCCGGCATGCCTGATGGCAAACCTGCCGGCGAACGTTGCGTGCAACTCTCGGTCGAAAACCTGTGCAGCATTTTCGGCCGCCCGGAGCGCCCGGCAGTCTGTTCCGGCTTCGCGGCTGATGTCGAAGTCTGTGGCAGCAGCTCGGAAGAAGCGATCAGGCTGATTGGCTGGTGGGAGCAAATGACGGCGGCGTGA
- a CDS encoding LTA synthase family protein, with translation MANPDALNQQRSSARLLQPTVKSHLAYTLLCALVMMVMFSVLRLALLVYNREMILDTPASTFLEAFANGLRFDLRLVVYLCIPLVLALFSARAMAARGFFRLWLTIASSIALFLGLMEMDFYREFHQRLNGLVFQYVKEDPKTVMSMLWYGFPVVRYLLAWVIGTVILTLAFKGADRATRPRGPFSGGSVSSRQVAPWYTRLAVFVVCLLICVVAARGTLRQGPPMRWGDVYTTDSNFANQLGLNATLSLIEAAKSRMGEDRDNIWKATLPQEQAQKVVRDMLLMPDDKLVDADIAAVRRDYTPPADKTLPIKNVVVILMESMAGHSVGALGAPGNITPYLDKLSKEGLLFDRFFSNGTHTHQGMFATMACFPNLPGFEYLMQTPEGSHKLSGLPQVLSARDYDDVYVYNGDFAWDNQSGFFSNQGMTNFVGRNDFVNPVFSDPTWGVSDQDMFDRGLQELKARENGKPFYALLQTLSNHTPYALPTPLPVERVTDRGSLNEHLTAMRYSDWALGQFFEKARKEPYFKETLFVIVGDHGFGNERQITEMDLGRFNVPMLMIAPGIQEKFGTRDHTVGTQIDIVPTIMGRLGSEVRHQCWGRDLLNLPEGDTGFGVIKPSGSEQTTAIVTADQILVLPRDKDMGPKMWQYQLGANPHAEVVPNAPRTAELKLKLEAFLQTATKSLMDNTAGVIHGKPD, from the coding sequence ATGGCAAACCCGGACGCCCTGAATCAGCAGCGATCTTCTGCTCGCCTGCTGCAACCGACCGTCAAATCGCATCTGGCCTACACGCTGCTGTGTGCACTGGTCATGATGGTGATGTTTTCCGTGCTGCGCCTCGCGCTGCTGGTCTACAACCGCGAGATGATCCTCGACACTCCGGCTTCGACCTTCCTCGAAGCCTTCGCCAACGGCCTGCGTTTCGACCTGCGCCTGGTGGTTTACCTGTGCATTCCGCTGGTGCTGGCACTGTTCAGTGCCCGCGCCATGGCCGCACGCGGTTTCTTCCGTCTGTGGCTGACGATCGCATCGAGCATCGCGCTGTTCCTCGGCCTGATGGAGATGGACTTCTACCGCGAGTTCCACCAGCGCCTCAACGGTCTGGTGTTTCAGTACGTGAAGGAAGACCCGAAAACCGTGATGAGCATGCTCTGGTACGGTTTTCCGGTGGTGCGTTACCTGCTGGCGTGGGTCATCGGCACTGTCATTCTGACCCTCGCGTTCAAAGGTGCCGATCGTGCCACGCGTCCGCGCGGGCCTTTCAGCGGCGGTAGCGTCAGCAGCCGTCAGGTCGCGCCGTGGTACACCCGTCTGGCGGTGTTCGTGGTCTGCCTGCTGATCTGTGTGGTCGCCGCCCGTGGCACCCTGCGTCAGGGCCCGCCAATGCGTTGGGGGGACGTGTACACCACCGATTCCAACTTCGCCAACCAGCTCGGCCTCAACGCCACGCTGTCACTGATCGAGGCCGCCAAGTCGCGCATGGGCGAAGATCGCGACAACATCTGGAAAGCCACGTTGCCGCAAGAGCAGGCGCAGAAAGTCGTGCGCGACATGCTGCTGATGCCAGACGACAAACTGGTCGATGCCGATATTGCCGCCGTGCGCCGTGATTACACGCCGCCGGCCGACAAGACCCTGCCGATCAAGAACGTTGTGGTGATCCTGATGGAAAGCATGGCCGGTCACTCGGTCGGTGCATTGGGCGCGCCAGGCAACATCACGCCATACCTCGACAAACTGTCCAAGGAAGGCCTGCTGTTCGACCGCTTCTTCTCCAACGGTACGCACACCCACCAGGGCATGTTCGCGACCATGGCCTGCTTCCCCAACCTGCCAGGTTTCGAATACCTGATGCAGACCCCGGAAGGCAGCCACAAGCTGTCCGGCCTGCCGCAGGTGCTCAGCGCCCGAGACTACGACGACGTGTATGTCTACAACGGCGACTTCGCCTGGGACAACCAGTCGGGCTTCTTCAGCAACCAGGGCATGACCAACTTCGTTGGCCGTAATGACTTCGTCAACCCGGTGTTCTCCGATCCGACCTGGGGCGTGTCCGACCAGGACATGTTCGACCGTGGCCTGCAGGAGCTGAAAGCGCGCGAAAACGGCAAGCCGTTCTATGCGCTGCTGCAAACTCTGTCCAACCACACGCCATACGCCTTGCCGACACCATTGCCAGTCGAGCGCGTGACCGATCGTGGCAGCCTCAATGAACACTTGACCGCCATGCGCTACTCCGACTGGGCGCTGGGTCAGTTCTTCGAGAAGGCGCGCAAAGAGCCGTACTTCAAGGAAACCCTGTTCGTCATCGTCGGCGACCACGGCTTCGGCAACGAGCGCCAGATCACCGAAATGGACCTGGGCCGTTTCAACGTACCAATGCTGATGATCGCTCCGGGCATTCAGGAGAAGTTCGGTACCCGCGACCACACCGTGGGCACGCAGATCGACATCGTGCCGACCATCATGGGCCGTCTGGGCAGCGAAGTGCGCCATCAGTGCTGGGGCCGCGACTTGCTCAACCTGCCGGAAGGCGACACCGGTTTCGGTGTGATCAAGCCATCGGGCAGTGAGCAGACCACCGCTATTGTCACGGCCGACCAGATTCTGGTGTTGCCGAGAGACAAGGACATGGGTCCGAAAATGTGGCAGTACCAGCTGGGTGCGAATCCTCACGCCGAAGTCGTTCCGAATGCACCGCGCACGGCCGAGTTGAAGCTCAAACTCGAAGCGTTCCTGCAAACGGCAACCAAGAGCCTGATGGATAACACCGCTGGTGTGATTCACGGCAAGCCGGATTGA
- a CDS encoding substrate-binding periplasmic protein → MDLRCGLRYSVLLGLALLPGLATAAGKCERLVVTGSPDAPPYLWQDPQNPKQLIGASADLLQQVAKELGIKVELLYAGKRSQALDEVRSGRMDMLADAPLSFNELENLDYIHPPLLENDYLVWTRKGSTLVYSEAKDLHGHAGALSEKSRMTQAFGAFAEQNLTLTKTANLTQALQKLLLGEVEFVLAGRYSGMAAAQALGMANDLLAFEQPVDRPGLFLAVSHNSACNDPWLRGQLAKKMTELPASGLTEAALQRNIERWKAQQQQPQQPVSAPKQ, encoded by the coding sequence ATGGATCTGCGCTGCGGATTGCGTTACTCGGTATTGCTGGGATTGGCCCTGCTGCCAGGTTTGGCCACAGCCGCCGGCAAGTGCGAGCGCCTCGTCGTGACCGGCAGCCCGGATGCGCCGCCGTATCTGTGGCAGGACCCGCAAAATCCCAAACAGTTGATCGGTGCCAGTGCCGACCTGTTGCAACAAGTGGCCAAGGAACTCGGCATAAAAGTCGAATTACTCTATGCCGGAAAGCGCTCGCAAGCCCTCGACGAGGTACGCAGCGGGCGCATGGACATGCTCGCCGACGCGCCGCTGTCCTTCAATGAACTGGAAAACCTCGACTACATCCATCCGCCGCTGCTGGAAAACGACTATCTGGTGTGGACGCGCAAAGGCTCGACATTGGTCTACAGCGAAGCCAAGGACCTGCACGGCCACGCCGGAGCATTGTCGGAAAAGTCTCGAATGACCCAGGCATTTGGCGCTTTCGCCGAGCAGAATCTGACCCTGACCAAGACAGCCAACCTCACTCAGGCCCTGCAGAAATTGCTTCTCGGTGAAGTGGAATTTGTACTCGCCGGGCGTTACTCAGGCATGGCCGCCGCGCAGGCGTTGGGTATGGCCAATGACCTGCTGGCGTTTGAACAACCCGTCGACCGGCCGGGGCTGTTTCTTGCTGTTTCTCACAACTCGGCCTGCAACGATCCGTGGTTGCGCGGACAGCTAGCCAAAAAGATGACAGAATTGCCCGCGTCCGGACTGACGGAAGCCGCGCTGCAACGCAATATCGAACGCTGGAAGGCGCAGCAGCAACAGCCGCAACAACCTGTCAGTGCCCCAAAACAGTAG
- a CDS encoding SDR family oxidoreductase, with protein MQNRMMITGAGSGLGREIALRWAREGWQLALSDVSEPGLQETLKMVREAGGDGFVQRCDVRDYSQLTAFAQACEEKLGGIDIIVNNAGVASGGFFSELSLEDWDWQIAINLMGVVKGCKAFLPLLEQSKGKIINIASMAALMQGPAMSNYNVAKAGVVALSESLLIELAQQEVGVHVVCPSFFQTNLLDSFRGPTPAMKAQVGKLLESSPITAADIADYIYQQVAAGEFMILPHEQGRMAWAIKQKNPQLLYNEMTSMAEKMRAKAKQNNG; from the coding sequence ATGCAAAATCGCATGATGATCACTGGTGCGGGCTCGGGCCTGGGTCGCGAAATCGCGCTGCGCTGGGCGCGTGAAGGCTGGCAACTGGCCTTGTCCGACGTCAGCGAACCCGGTCTGCAGGAAACCCTGAAAATGGTCCGCGAGGCGGGCGGTGACGGTTTTGTTCAGCGCTGCGATGTGCGTGATTACAGCCAGCTCACCGCATTCGCTCAGGCCTGCGAAGAGAAACTCGGCGGTATCGACATCATCGTCAACAATGCCGGTGTCGCGTCGGGCGGGTTCTTCAGCGAACTGTCGCTGGAAGACTGGGACTGGCAGATCGCGATCAACCTGATGGGCGTGGTCAAGGGCTGCAAGGCGTTCCTGCCGCTGCTCGAACAAAGCAAAGGCAAGATCATCAACATCGCCTCCATGGCCGCACTGATGCAGGGGCCGGCGATGAGTAATTACAACGTGGCAAAGGCCGGTGTGGTTGCACTTTCGGAAAGCCTGCTGATCGAACTGGCGCAACAGGAAGTCGGCGTGCATGTGGTTTGCCCGTCGTTCTTCCAGACCAACTTGCTCGACTCGTTCCGTGGCCCGACCCCGGCGATGAAAGCGCAGGTCGGCAAGTTGCTGGAAAGTTCGCCGATTACGGCGGCGGACATCGCCGACTACATTTATCAGCAAGTGGCGGCTGGCGAATTCATGATTCTGCCCCACGAGCAGGGTCGTATGGCCTGGGCGATCAAGCAGAAGAACCCGCAACTGCTCTATAACGAAATGACTTCCATGGCCGAGAAAATGCGCGCCAAAGCCAAGCAGAACAACGGCTGA
- a CDS encoding PLP-dependent aminotransferase family protein yields the protein MTNLLLYQRIAQQLAEDIRRGVYQPGERVPSVRKMSSQLNVSHATVLQAYANLEDQGLIRARPQSGYYVHQTPALTAPTPDIARVERPGLVTRSSIIQQVLVESRREGVFPLGAAVPSVDYLPVRALHQQLAKVTRFHSPRAFSYMFSPGFEPLRRQVAIRMRDAGVVVDPSEVVITHGCVDALQMSLRVLTRPGDLIAAESPTYYGLLQLADLLGLKVIEIPSDPATGMSLEALQLAANQWSIKALVLTTRLSNPLGGTMPEERQKQLLRLASDFDIQIVEDDIYGELMFEQGKTKALKAYDRLDRVIYCSSFSKTLSPGVRIGWMIAGKYQQEIQRLQTFSTHSACSVTQMAIAAYLENGGYDRHLRYIRQEYRKNLSAFQLAVQQYFPEGTQMTRPTGGFILWVSLPGRVNTQELHVRALQQGISIAPGLIFSNTEQFNHCIRLNCGIPWNREAERALMTLGMLATQLCQETAGGF from the coding sequence ATGACCAATCTCTTGCTCTACCAACGTATTGCTCAGCAACTGGCCGAAGACATCCGCCGTGGTGTCTATCAACCGGGGGAGCGCGTGCCTTCGGTGCGCAAGATGAGTTCGCAGCTCAACGTCAGCCATGCGACGGTGTTGCAGGCTTATGCCAATCTTGAAGATCAGGGCTTGATTCGGGCGCGTCCGCAGTCCGGTTATTACGTACACCAGACACCTGCGCTGACTGCGCCGACGCCGGACATCGCACGGGTCGAGCGACCGGGTCTGGTCACGCGCAGCAGCATCATTCAACAGGTTCTGGTCGAATCGCGCCGCGAAGGCGTGTTCCCGCTCGGTGCCGCCGTACCGAGTGTCGATTACTTGCCGGTGCGCGCACTGCATCAGCAACTGGCCAAGGTCACCCGGTTCCATAGCCCGCGTGCCTTCAGCTATATGTTCAGCCCCGGTTTTGAACCGCTGCGCCGGCAGGTGGCGATCCGTATGCGCGATGCCGGCGTGGTGGTCGATCCGTCGGAAGTGGTGATCACCCACGGTTGTGTCGACGCCTTGCAGATGTCGTTGCGCGTGCTGACCCGGCCGGGCGATCTGATCGCCGCTGAATCACCGACTTATTACGGGCTGCTGCAGCTGGCCGATCTGCTCGGCCTGAAAGTCATCGAGATCCCCAGCGATCCTGCCACCGGCATGAGCCTCGAAGCCCTGCAACTGGCCGCCAACCAATGGTCGATCAAAGCGCTGGTGCTGACCACTCGCCTGAGCAATCCACTGGGCGGCACCATGCCCGAAGAGCGGCAGAAACAGTTGCTGCGCCTGGCCTCGGACTTCGATATCCAGATCGTCGAAGATGACATCTATGGCGAACTGATGTTCGAGCAAGGCAAAACCAAAGCGCTCAAGGCTTATGACCGGCTGGATCGGGTGATCTACTGTTCGAGCTTCTCCAAAACCTTGTCACCCGGTGTACGCATCGGCTGGATGATCGCCGGCAAGTACCAGCAGGAAATCCAGCGCTTGCAGACTTTCAGTACCCATTCGGCGTGCAGCGTGACGCAGATGGCGATTGCCGCTTATCTGGAAAACGGCGGTTATGACCGGCATTTACGGTACATCCGCCAGGAATACCGAAAAAACCTCAGCGCCTTCCAGCTGGCGGTGCAGCAGTACTTCCCCGAAGGCACGCAAATGACCCGGCCCACGGGCGGTTTCATCCTCTGGGTGAGCTTGCCGGGGAGGGTGAATACCCAGGAATTGCATGTTCGCGCCTTGCAGCAAGGCATCAGTATTGCACCGGGGCTGATCTTCAGTAATACCGAGCAGTTCAACCACTGTATCCGTCTGAACTGCGGGATTCCGTGGAATCGCGAGGCGGAGCGGGCGTTGATGACGCTGGGGATGCTGGCGACTCAACTGTGCCAGGAAACCGCTGGCGGATTCTGA
- a CDS encoding osmoprotectant NAGGN system M42 family peptidase, translated as MTTQIPEPDLNYLQKVLLEMLAIPSPTGFTDTIVRYVAERLEELGIPFEMTRRGTIRATLKGKKNSPDRAVSAHLDTIGAAVRAIKDNGRLTLAPVGCWSSRFAEGSRVSLFTDNGVIRGSVLPLMASGHAFNTAVDEMPISWDHVELRLDAYCATKADCDSLGISVGDVVAFDPLPEFTESGHISARHLDDKAGVAALLASLKAIVDSGQELMIDCHPLFTITEETGSGAAAALPWDVSEFVGIDIAPVAPGQHSSEHAVSVAMQDSGGPYDYHLSRHLLRLAGENELPVRRDLFRYYFSDAHSAVTAGHDIRTALLAFGCDATHGYERTHIDSLAALSRLLGAYILSPPVFASDAAPANASLDRFSHQIEHDTQMESDTRVPSVDSLVGQRSDS; from the coding sequence ATGACCACGCAAATCCCCGAACCGGATCTCAACTACCTGCAAAAAGTCCTCCTGGAAATGCTCGCCATTCCCAGTCCCACCGGGTTTACCGACACCATCGTGCGTTACGTCGCCGAGCGTCTGGAGGAACTTGGCATTCCGTTTGAAATGACCCGGCGCGGTACTATTCGCGCCACGCTCAAGGGCAAAAAGAACAGCCCTGACCGCGCAGTCTCAGCGCATCTGGACACCATCGGCGCCGCCGTTCGCGCGATCAAAGACAACGGTCGCCTGACCCTCGCCCCGGTCGGCTGCTGGTCGAGCCGTTTCGCCGAGGGCAGTCGCGTCAGCCTGTTTACCGACAACGGCGTGATTCGCGGCAGTGTCTTGCCGCTGATGGCGTCCGGGCATGCCTTCAACACTGCAGTCGATGAAATGCCGATCAGTTGGGATCACGTCGAGCTACGTCTGGACGCTTATTGCGCGACCAAGGCTGATTGCGATTCGCTGGGCATCAGCGTCGGTGACGTGGTGGCCTTCGATCCGCTGCCGGAGTTCACCGAAAGCGGCCATATCAGCGCTCGTCACCTGGATGACAAGGCCGGTGTCGCCGCGCTGCTGGCATCACTCAAAGCCATTGTCGACAGCGGTCAGGAACTGATGATCGACTGCCATCCGCTGTTCACCATCACCGAGGAAACCGGTAGCGGTGCGGCGGCGGCATTGCCTTGGGACGTCAGTGAATTTGTCGGCATCGACATCGCGCCGGTCGCACCGGGGCAGCATTCCAGCGAACACGCGGTGAGTGTGGCAATGCAGGATTCCGGCGGACCGTACGACTATCACCTGTCGCGGCATTTGTTGCGTCTGGCGGGTGAAAACGAGTTGCCGGTGCGCCGCGACCTGTTCCGCTATTACTTCAGCGATGCGCATTCGGCAGTGACGGCCGGCCACGATATCCGCACTGCCCTGCTCGCTTTTGGTTGTGATGCGACGCATGGTTATGAGCGCACGCACATCGACAGTCTGGCGGCGTTGAGCCGGTTGTTGGGCGCTTATATTCTGAGCCCACCGGTGTTCGCCAGCGATGCGGCGCCGGCAAATGCTTCGCTGGATCGCTTCAGTCATCAGATCGAACATGACACGCAGATGGAGAGTGATACGCGGGTGCCGTCGGTGGACAGCCTGGTGGGGCAACGTTCCGACAGCTGA
- the csrA gene encoding carbon storage regulator CsrA — protein MLVLSRVVGELISIGDDISLRVLSVNGSSVRFGVEAPQKVNVHRAEVYDRIKRKQATEKVR, from the coding sequence ATGCTTGTACTCAGCCGTGTCGTTGGTGAGTTGATTTCAATCGGTGACGACATTTCCCTGCGCGTGCTGTCGGTAAACGGTTCCAGCGTGCGCTTTGGCGTCGAAGCGCCGCAAAAGGTCAATGTGCATCGCGCAGAAGTCTATGACCGGATCAAGCGCAAACAGGCCACCGAGAAGGTCCGCTGA
- a CDS encoding OmpA family protein, which translates to MSLKSKILGGLILAGCASLYGCAGQHSESALQEASADFQKVKEDSNVLRIAPKDVIRAGESLARADRLSTYWGSGSDVVHYAYLSQRYSEIAREHTNQVLNEERAAKLELERQRLQLALRESKLLSVQQQGKWLEEQIVALATTQTDRGLVMTLGDVLFDTGEAELKNSANRVVLKIVQFLQLNPKRVVRIEGYTDSTGGKQENLKLSRDRAQSVADVLMDLGIDDKRIQVEGYGDEYPVDANASERGRAQNRRVEIVFSDEKGQLGAAR; encoded by the coding sequence ATGAGCCTCAAGTCGAAAATTCTCGGCGGTCTGATCCTCGCTGGTTGCGCCAGCCTCTACGGTTGCGCTGGTCAACACAGCGAATCCGCGCTGCAAGAAGCCAGCGCTGACTTCCAGAAGGTCAAGGAAGACTCCAACGTGCTGCGCATCGCGCCGAAAGACGTGATCCGTGCCGGTGAGTCGCTGGCCCGTGCCGATCGTCTGTCGACCTACTGGGGCAGCGGATCAGACGTAGTGCATTACGCCTACTTGAGCCAGCGCTACAGTGAAATCGCCCGCGAGCACACCAATCAGGTGCTTAACGAAGAACGCGCGGCCAAACTCGAACTGGAGCGTCAGCGTCTGCAACTGGCCCTGCGTGAGTCGAAGCTACTGAGCGTGCAGCAGCAGGGTAAATGGCTCGAAGAGCAGATCGTCGCACTGGCCACCACGCAGACCGACCGTGGCCTGGTGATGACCCTCGGCGACGTGCTGTTCGATACCGGTGAAGCGGAGCTGAAAAACTCGGCCAACCGCGTGGTGCTGAAAATCGTGCAGTTCCTGCAACTGAACCCGAAACGCGTGGTGCGCATTGAGGGTTACACCGACAGCACTGGCGGCAAACAGGAAAACCTCAAACTGTCTCGCGATCGCGCACAATCGGTAGCGGACGTGCTGATGGACCTGGGCATCGACGACAAACGCATTCAGGTCGAAGGCTACGGTGACGAATACCCGGTGGACGCCAACGCTTCCGAGCGCGGGCGGGCACAGAACCGTCGGGTGGAAATTGTCTTCTCCGACGAAAAAGGCCAGCTCGGCGCTGCCCGTTAA
- a CDS encoding START domain-containing protein, with amino-acid sequence MGSLHRIAVLCGLTAVLATSVAQAEDWKVAKNEDGIKISLSEVPGSDYKSYQGVALMKTTVAKLRALQEDVSGACAWIHECKTQKLLKHEGDKSWTYTQFNTPWPVTPRDSVIEVTTVEGADGSLTRNLKGLPTYVPEEKGFVRVQQVRGFWKFVPKGDQVEVTYQVHTEPGGSVPAMVANKFVVDAPFNTLKALKERAEK; translated from the coding sequence ATGGGTTCGCTGCATCGTATTGCTGTGTTGTGTGGTTTGACCGCTGTGCTGGCCACGTCCGTCGCTCAGGCTGAAGACTGGAAAGTCGCCAAGAACGAGGACGGCATCAAGATTTCCCTGAGTGAAGTGCCGGGTTCGGACTACAAGTCCTACCAAGGCGTCGCGCTGATGAAGACCACCGTCGCCAAATTGCGCGCATTGCAGGAAGACGTTTCCGGCGCCTGCGCCTGGATTCACGAGTGCAAGACCCAGAAACTGCTCAAGCACGAAGGCGACAAGAGCTGGACCTACACCCAGTTCAACACGCCTTGGCCAGTCACCCCGCGTGATTCGGTGATCGAAGTCACCACCGTCGAAGGCGCCGACGGCAGCTTGACCCGCAACCTCAAAGGTCTGCCGACGTACGTTCCTGAAGAAAAAGGCTTTGTCCGCGTACAGCAGGTCAGAGGCTTCTGGAAGTTCGTACCAAAGGGCGACCAGGTTGAAGTCACTTATCAAGTGCACACCGAACCAGGTGGCAGCGTGCCGGCGATGGTTGCCAACAAGTTCGTCGTCGATGCTCCGTTCAACACCCTCAAAGCTTTGAAAGAACGCGCCGAGAAGTAA